The Hippocampus zosterae strain Florida chromosome 2, ASM2543408v3, whole genome shotgun sequence genome contains the following window.
TGCTTCTGTTAGCCTACCTGCCGATTAATTTACTGGGCAACGCCGCATTTGAAATCCCGGCTCCTGTTTCAGGTATCTAAAGCGAGAGCATCCAGACGAGTGGACAGTCGAGCATTTGGCCGAAGGCTTCTCTGTCAGCCCCGCAGTGATCCGAAGGGTGGTCCGCAACAAGTTTAGCCCGACGCCTCAGAGGAAAGCAAAGCAGGACGCTAAGGTATTCTTGCATAAATTCTGTGAATTTTCAAAATCGTAAACTTGACATGGAAATGAACAGCACTTGATGGGaattaattaccggtagtaATAAACCAAACTAATGGAAAAGGGAATCGAATGCATTTGTGGAAACTGCATTTTCACGGAATTCTGACTGAAACAACCGGATTTCATACAGCAGTGACGACGACttattgaaaataatttcaccCCTTTGCAATCCTTCACCAAGGTGATGTCCAGGCTTCAGCGTCCAGCATTGTCTTCGGGCGAAGCCGGAACAGAGCGAAGCCGACCGGAGCTGCCCGCGGGCCGCTCGCTCCGACAGTTATCGCCTCCCGGAAACCCCCAAGCCGCTTTGGTTCCCGTGAATGTACCTAACCGTGAACCCCCGACTAAAGCTTCCGCCCTCGTTACCGGTCCAGCGATGCCGCCAAGACGTCCCGAAGGTGCCGCAGCAGCCACGACGACGCGGCCAGGGCAGGACGGTTTGATTGACGTCGATCCGGCGGAGTGGCAAGATGAGACGTGGGATGGACGAGTGTTTTCTGAGGAAGAGCTCGACGAGTTTAGAGATACGAAGCCTGCGCCCGCCGTGCAAGTTGGGAAGGATTTCTTTGATGGCAACGGCCACTTTTTGTACAGAATCTAATGAGCACAAAGATGCAACAGATTTGAATGTAATAtatcaaataaaaattttaaaaagtgaaatagTCAGGTGGctcaaattcagatttttttttgacatttgacgAGTTTTGCAAGTAGCGCCCAAAAAGTCAACATGGAGTCACAAGGAACAATCGAAATTTATTGGCAAACCCAAAGATAAAATTGCCTGACATGATACAAACGGCAGATAAAAAGATATTTACACGTAACCCTTATTAAATTACATATCCTATTTTTAGACGCTAAGAAGAATATGATGACGTCACTTTTATTATGTTGGCCTCGTAGCATATAATTGCCGTGGTCATTTTCAGCTCGCCGTCTCAGTATTGAGAAATGCGTTTGTGAAAATATGCGTCGATTCTCTGGCGCGCCCAATGGAGGCAACTGGTG
Protein-coding sequences here:
- the ngrn gene encoding neugrin produces the protein MTAGRLYVLSRWIRAVATSSACFLKAVPPHPPSTFCRYASSRRVGKPRGSQNRSRMEEEEEDEDPIIEEVEDKLNALLEESRKKHLRIKYNIMDRKMTPSGAPERTLTWEAMETIRYLKREHPDEWTVEHLAEGFSVSPAVIRRVVRNKFSPTPQRKAKQDAKVMSRLQRPALSSGEAGTERSRPELPAGRSLRQLSPPGNPQAALVPVNVPNREPPTKASALVTGPAMPPRRPEGAAAATTTRPGQDGLIDVDPAEWQDETWDGRVFSEEELDEFRDTKPAPAVQVGKDFFDGNGHFLYRI